CTCCCCAACGTCATTGCTCGGGATCTCTGCTTGCCCGCAGCTGCGCAATTCTTTTTCAATGTCGTTCACTACATTTTCAAGCACTTCCAACGGTACGGGACGCTTTTCGCAAGCGCGCACCAACCCGCGCAATATCTTGTCTCGACTGAATTCCTCGCGGGTTCCTTCCTTTTTCACAATTAACAAAGGTGTTTCTTCTACCATTTCAAAAGTAGTAAAACGGCGCTCGCAGGCTTCGCACTCGCGGCGACGACGAATGGATTTATTATGATTGAAAGGACGTGAATCTAGGACTCTAGTCCCATTATATTCGCAAAATGGACAACGCATATCAGAATCAACTCCAATACTGACAATACTTGTCTACAGTGTCCCTCATATTCCTGTCAGAAGTCAAGTCAATCCTTGTACCTATTTAAAGCATAAGTCGAATGGAGTACAATTATGGTACTGTTGGAGGGATAGTCATGCGTTTAGTATCTTTAAAGCACCTACAGCCTGGAATGAAATTGGGACGTACGGTCTTCACAGATGATGGAAAGGTGCTGCTTGGAACCGGTATGGAATTAACGGAACGACTCATCACCGGATTAGAGCGAACTGGTGTTGATTCGGTGTATATCGATGATCCCCGTACCTATGACATCGTTGTGGAAGAAGTGATTCGCCCACAAACCAGACAAGTAGCTGTGGAAACCATCGAGAAGACGATCAAACAAATTACAAACTCAAACAAGCTGGCCCGGAAAATTTCCTTAAAAGAAATGGGCCTTCATTTTCAGCGTGCCTTTAGTTCTATTTTGGACGACCTGATGCAAAACAAGCAAATGGTTGGACATTTGACGACGATGTCTTCTCATTCGCCATCCCTATACCATCACTCTGTGAATGTGGCCGTGCTGGCAACTGCTGTGGGCATGTCTCTGGGCTACAATCGCACACAGCTCATAAACCTAGGCGTAGGCGCCATGCTGCACGATATCGGCAAAATAAGCCTGCCTGAAGAGCTGTTGCAAAAAACAGAGCGTTGGACGGACGAAGAGAAGGAAATCGCCAAACAGCACACGATGCTTGGCTTTAATTTGTTGCGAAAGCAGCATGACATCTCGCTTTTGTCAGCACATGTATGCTTGCAACACCATGAACGGCTAAATGGAAGCGGCTATCCACAGGGATTATCCGGCAAGCAAATTCACGAATTCGCACAAATCGTCGGCCTCTGTGATATTTATGACTCATTGACTTCCCCACGTCCATGGCGCAAGCGGTACATGCCACAGGATGCTGTCGAGTACCTGCTAGGCTCTGGCGGTACACTATTCGAGCATCATCTAGTCAATGCCTTTATCAAGCACATTGCTATCTTCCCGATTGGAAGCAGCGTCGTTTTGAATACCGGAGAAGTCGGGGTAGTGAGTCGAGTTGATCCGGATTATTCGCATCGCCCTACCGTACGTGTGCTAAAAGACGGCCGAGGAAACGACGTCCCAAGCCCTTATGACCTCGATCTCAAGGCGAACATCCGACTATTTATTGTCGGCTTTGAAGATGATGATCTGTTTAACGTGAACTCATTAGATGAATCTTCTACCACATCGTAAATACGAAGCAACGAAAAACCCCTTTGCTCGAAATTCGGCAAAGGGGTTTTGTTTATGCTACTTATTTTACACCCACAGCAGCTGCTTCTTTTGTTACAGCTTGATTGTTCTGCTCGGATACGTGGCGAACCAGGTCTACAACACGGCAGGAGTAGCCCCACTCGTTATCGTACCAAGCAATCACTTTCACCTGATTGTCTCCCATTACCATCGTAGACAGACCGTCGATGATCGAGGAGTGATCGTTGCCATTGAAATCGCTGGATACGAGCGGCTCGTCGCAGAACTCGAGGTAGCCTTTCATGCTGCCTTCGCTCGCTTCACGCAGGACGCGGTTTACTTCGTCCAATGTAACTGGCTTCTTCGTATTGACCACCAAGTCTACTACAGAAACGTTTGGAGTAGGTACGCGCAAGGAAAAACCGTTTAGCTTGCCATTCAATTCTGGCAAAACGATTCCTACTGCACGAGCAGCTCCTGTCGTCGTTGGAATGATGGACTCGCTAGCTGCACGTGCACGACGCAGGTCTTTATGCGGATTGTCGAGATTCACCTGATCGTTTGTAAACGAGTGAATTGTAGTCATGAGACCTTGTTCGATACCGAATGCATCGTTGAGCACTTTTGCCACAGGTGCGAGACAGTTGGTTGTGCAGGAAGCATTGGAGATAATGTGATGATTCGCATGGTCGTAGGTGCCATCGTTTACACCCATCACGATCGTGACGTCTTCTTCTTTCGCTGGCGCTGTAATCACAACTTTTTTCGCACCGCTTTGCAGGTGCTTGCCAGCGCCTTCGCGATTGTTGAATTTACCTGTAGCCTCTACAACGATCTCGACTCCGAGGTCACCCCAAGGCAGCTTCAGCGGATCACGGTCAGACAGTACAACTGTTGCTTTTCCGTCTACGATAATCTTGTTGTCTTGGACTTCCACTTTATTTTGCAGGCGTCCGTGGATCGTGTCATATTTCAACAAATGCGCAAGCGTCTCCGCTGGGTAGCTGGCGTTGATTGCAACGATTTCAATGTTGGGGTCCTGGATAGCGCGGCGGAATACCATGCGGCCAATACGTCCGAAACCATTAATACCGATTTTAATTGTCATATATAGAAACCCCTTTCGAATTGAGTTACGCTTATCTGATACTTTTATTATAATAAGTATGACACAATTATCAATGTGTTTTACTGAAAAATAAATATTTGGACGATTTACCCTACCCAAAAAAAGAGAAAAAAGCCGCTCTCTTATCAGCAAGAGAAGCGGCTTTT
This genomic stretch from Brevibacillus sp. DP1.3A harbors:
- the nrdR gene encoding transcriptional regulator NrdR, producing MRCPFCEYNGTRVLDSRPFNHNKSIRRRRECEACERRFTTFEMVEETPLLIVKKEGTREEFSRDKILRGLVRACEKRPVPLEVLENVVNDIEKELRSCGQAEIPSNDVGEKVMERLYHVDEVAYVRFASVYRQFKDINVFMKELEELLAQARSSSFPKE
- a CDS encoding HD-GYP domain-containing protein — protein: MRLVSLKHLQPGMKLGRTVFTDDGKVLLGTGMELTERLITGLERTGVDSVYIDDPRTYDIVVEEVIRPQTRQVAVETIEKTIKQITNSNKLARKISLKEMGLHFQRAFSSILDDLMQNKQMVGHLTTMSSHSPSLYHHSVNVAVLATAVGMSLGYNRTQLINLGVGAMLHDIGKISLPEELLQKTERWTDEEKEIAKQHTMLGFNLLRKQHDISLLSAHVCLQHHERLNGSGYPQGLSGKQIHEFAQIVGLCDIYDSLTSPRPWRKRYMPQDAVEYLLGSGGTLFEHHLVNAFIKHIAIFPIGSSVVLNTGEVGVVSRVDPDYSHRPTVRVLKDGRGNDVPSPYDLDLKANIRLFIVGFEDDDLFNVNSLDESSTTS
- a CDS encoding glyceraldehyde-3-phosphate dehydrogenase; the encoded protein is MTIKIGINGFGRIGRMVFRRAIQDPNIEIVAINASYPAETLAHLLKYDTIHGRLQNKVEVQDNKIIVDGKATVVLSDRDPLKLPWGDLGVEIVVEATGKFNNREGAGKHLQSGAKKVVITAPAKEEDVTIVMGVNDGTYDHANHHIISNASCTTNCLAPVAKVLNDAFGIEQGLMTTIHSFTNDQVNLDNPHKDLRRARAASESIIPTTTGAARAVGIVLPELNGKLNGFSLRVPTPNVSVVDLVVNTKKPVTLDEVNRVLREASEGSMKGYLEFCDEPLVSSDFNGNDHSSIIDGLSTMVMGDNQVKVIAWYDNEWGYSCRVVDLVRHVSEQNNQAVTKEAAAVGVK